Within Sorangiineae bacterium MSr11367, the genomic segment CGTCCTCAACCGCGCCGTGGCCCGCGCCGAAATGGAGGGCCCGCGTGCGGGCCTGGCGGATCTGGCGTCGCTCGACGGCGACAAGCGCATGCTCTCGTATCAGCCCTACTGGGCCGCGAAGGGCCACCTGCTTTCCCGTGCCGGCGACACGGATGCGGCCATCGAGGCGTTGACCGTGGCCATCGGCCTCACCACCGATGCGGCCGTGAAGGGATACCTTCTCTCAATGCTCCCTTCGCAGGCCCACGACCGCCGTCGCCAATAGGGCATCGCGGATGGTCGCCACGCGATCGCGCGCGACCGGGACGCGGACGCTGCGCTGGTCGTTGCCGACGATCAAGGTCGTTTCACCCGATTCGCGCTCGATGCTGCGGACGTGGGGACTCATCACGAGCCAATTGCGATGGACGCGCAAGTAGCTCTCACGCAAGACGGCTTCGATGGCGGCCAGCGACAAATCGACGTCGAGGCGCCCCACCGGAGCATGCACGAAGCACAATCGGCCCTCCGCCTCGAAGGCCCAGGCATCCCGCAGATCGACGAAGACCAGGCTCTTTCCACGGCGCGCCACGATGCGGCGAGGTTCCGAGGATGTCGATGCGTTGACAGGGGCAGGGGAGAGGCGCTCGCTGCGCTCGCTGTTCAACGTCGCCGAAACCCGCTCCAGGCTTTCCGCCACGCGCGAGGCCGTGAAGGGCTTGAGCAGATAGTCCGATACGCCGAGCTCGTACGCGCGCAGGGCATGTTCGCGCGACGCGGTGGTCAACACCACGCGCGGGGCGCCGGGAACGCGCGCAAACACTTCGATCCAGGTGAGGCCCGCGGCCTCGGGCTCGAGCTCGCCCGCGAGGTGCACGTCGACGAACGCCACATCGACGGGCTCGGGCGCGCCCAACAAGGCGGCCGTGGCCAGTGTGGTCGAGGGGACGGCCGCCACCACGCGCGCGCGACCCGACTGTTCGAGGAGCTCGACCAGGTAGTTGCGCGCGGGCCATTCGTCTTCGAGCACCAGGGCGCCCAACGGCCTCGATGTCATGGTGTTCATTCGGCGGCTCGCTCCTCTCTCTCGTTTCGCCCGTTTCGCCCGTTTCGCTCGTTGTGCAGCGGTACGGCTTCCATACGCACGCGGGCGACGGTCTCTTTGCCTTCGCGGCTCAATTCGAAATGGCCGCGCGCACCGCTGTGGAACGCGAGCCTTCGCTCGACGATGCTCAATCCCTGGCCGCCGGCGCGGCGAGGGCCGGGACCCGGTCCGTCGTCGCGAACCTCGGCGACGAGTGTGTCGCCCTCGATGGCGATGCGC encodes:
- a CDS encoding LytTR family DNA-binding domain-containing protein → MTSRPLGALVLEDEWPARNYLVELLEQSGRARVVAAVPSTTLATAALLGAPEPVDVAFVDVHLAGELEPEAAGLTWIEVFARVPGAPRVVLTTASREHALRAYELGVSDYLLKPFTASRVAESLERVSATLNSERSERLSPAPVNASTSSEPRRIVARRGKSLVFVDLRDAWAFEAEGRLCFVHAPVGRLDVDLSLAAIEAVLRESYLRVHRNWLVMSPHVRSIERESGETTLIVGNDQRSVRVPVARDRVATIRDALLATAVVGLRREH